Proteins encoded by one window of Planctomycetia bacterium:
- a CDS encoding inositol monophosphatase: MAEYLKVGRHAALAGGAVLQDWAGRFAVTEKGPADLVTEADFASQETVRKIIMDAFPDHGFLAEENGMSTVGKEGYRWIVDPLDGTTNYVHGLAQYCVSIGLECRGKLLAGIVFDPMAGDCFTAALGQGAFLNDKPLRVSAVKSLSKALVAVSFPPGVGRGDPSVDDFLNVMDHAQAIRRMGSSALNLCYVAAGRIDGYWAKDTKAWDVAAGYLLVTEAGGILTSYDGGPADVTKPRFVAASTPELHRELSDLLHRRAKS; the protein is encoded by the coding sequence TTGGCGGAGTATTTGAAGGTCGGCCGCCACGCAGCGCTCGCAGGCGGGGCCGTGCTCCAAGATTGGGCCGGCCGTTTCGCGGTTACTGAAAAAGGACCAGCCGACCTCGTTACCGAAGCTGATTTCGCGAGCCAGGAAACCGTTCGCAAGATCATCATGGACGCCTTTCCCGACCACGGCTTCTTGGCCGAAGAAAACGGCATGTCGACCGTGGGAAAAGAAGGATATCGCTGGATCGTCGACCCGCTCGACGGCACGACGAACTACGTGCACGGGCTCGCGCAGTATTGCGTTTCCATCGGTCTCGAATGCCGCGGCAAGTTGTTGGCAGGTATCGTGTTCGATCCGATGGCCGGCGATTGCTTCACCGCCGCGCTCGGCCAAGGGGCCTTCTTAAACGACAAGCCATTGCGGGTCAGCGCGGTGAAGAGTTTGTCGAAGGCTTTGGTCGCGGTGAGTTTCCCTCCGGGCGTCGGTCGGGGCGATCCTTCGGTCGACGACTTTCTGAATGTGATGGATCATGCGCAAGCGATTCGCCGGATGGGTTCCTCGGCGCTGAATCTCTGCTATGTCGCTGCCGGCCGGATCGACGGTTATTGGGCGAAAGACACGAAAGCGTGGGACGTCGCCGCCGGTTATCTCCTGGTTACGGAAGCGGGTGGAATTCTTACCAGCTACGACGGCGGCCCGGCCGACGTAACGAAACCCCGCTTTGTCGCGGCTTCCACCCCGGAGCTCCACCGCGAACTGAGCGACTTGCTGCATCGTCGGGCAAAGTCGTGA
- the ptsP gene encoding phosphoenolpyruvate--protein phosphotransferase, which yields MRKGLGVSPGVAVGQAYCVDEIFVHPLHTQLADSEVDAEVRRFDDACERTVVELRALQQKVVAQVGVGEAAHFYAQETVLRDAGFPAKVRREIIENRRPAPGALQSVLKEYVDLRAATTDPFLKRRLNDLRDVVIRLSGHLSPVLTINADVVSGPVIIIARELLPWQIIALGNLPIAGIVTQTGGRTSHAAILARRRGIPAVTGAADIVGHCGNGDLLIVDGRSGTVFVNPDAEQESAYRKLQREYVDLRGQLAANRDRPTRTADGVELALLANINGADDAGTAASMGASGVGLYRTEYLFLAHTSVPTEEEQLENYRSVVAAAPGKQVVIRTLDLGGDKTIPFLGHDREANPFMGWRSIRLSFEHPEFFLTQIRAILRAAATSDAADADVKILFPMITTLEEIRRIRAMVRKAGKQLLAEKKAFRYVPFGIMIEVPAAAFTIESLMREVDFVSIGSNDLVQYLMAADRDNPKVSHLCEPLSPPVLHVLSRLIQACNKAGKPVTLCGEMAGQPRAFVALLGMGLRSFSMSPALIPTIKDLAAHISIEQAKQIVCEVLEQKTTIKVQSLLSRRLHELAPALEALESAD from the coding sequence ATGCGCAAGGGCCTTGGGGTCTCGCCGGGCGTGGCCGTCGGTCAGGCTTACTGCGTCGACGAGATCTTCGTCCATCCGCTGCACACCCAACTCGCCGACTCCGAGGTCGATGCGGAGGTCCGTCGCTTCGACGATGCCTGCGAACGAACCGTCGTCGAGTTGCGCGCCTTGCAGCAGAAGGTCGTCGCGCAGGTCGGCGTCGGCGAAGCGGCCCACTTCTACGCGCAAGAAACGGTCCTCCGCGATGCCGGCTTTCCGGCCAAAGTGCGTCGGGAAATCATCGAGAATCGCCGCCCTGCGCCGGGTGCCCTACAGAGCGTCTTGAAAGAGTACGTCGATCTCCGCGCTGCGACGACCGATCCGTTTCTCAAGCGCCGGCTCAACGATCTGCGCGACGTCGTCATTCGCTTAAGCGGCCATCTTTCGCCCGTGCTGACGATCAACGCCGATGTCGTGTCGGGCCCGGTCATCATCATCGCGCGCGAGTTGCTGCCTTGGCAGATCATCGCGCTCGGCAACTTGCCGATCGCCGGAATCGTCACGCAGACCGGAGGTCGCACGAGCCACGCGGCGATCCTCGCCCGACGTCGCGGCATCCCGGCCGTTACCGGAGCGGCCGATATCGTGGGCCATTGCGGCAACGGCGACCTGCTGATCGTCGATGGTCGCTCGGGAACCGTGTTCGTCAATCCCGACGCCGAGCAAGAGAGCGCCTACCGCAAGCTCCAGCGCGAATACGTCGACTTACGCGGCCAACTGGCGGCGAATCGCGATCGTCCGACGCGCACCGCCGACGGAGTCGAACTCGCTCTTTTGGCGAACATCAACGGAGCCGACGATGCCGGAACCGCCGCCTCGATGGGGGCTTCCGGCGTCGGCCTCTATCGCACGGAGTATCTCTTCCTCGCGCACACTTCGGTGCCGACCGAAGAAGAGCAATTGGAGAACTATCGTTCGGTAGTCGCCGCGGCGCCGGGCAAGCAAGTCGTCATCCGCACGCTCGACCTCGGCGGCGACAAAACGATTCCTTTCCTCGGCCACGATCGAGAAGCGAACCCCTTTATGGGCTGGCGGTCGATCCGCCTCTCGTTCGAACATCCCGAGTTTTTTCTGACGCAAATTCGCGCGATCTTGCGCGCCGCCGCAACTTCGGACGCGGCCGATGCCGATGTGAAAATTCTCTTCCCGATGATCACCACCTTGGAAGAAATTCGCCGCATTCGCGCGATGGTTCGCAAAGCGGGCAAGCAATTACTCGCCGAGAAGAAGGCCTTTCGCTACGTTCCGTTCGGCATCATGATCGAGGTGCCCGCCGCCGCCTTTACGATCGAGTCGTTGATGCGCGAGGTCGATTTCGTTTCGATCGGCTCCAACGATTTAGTGCAATACCTGATGGCGGCCGATCGCGACAACCCGAAGGTAAGTCATCTGTGCGAGCCGCTGAGCCCGCCGGTGTTGCATGTTCTCTCGCGCTTGATTCAAGCGTGTAATAAGGCGGGAAAACCGGTGACCCTTTGCGGCGAAATGGCCGGCCAGCCGCGCGCGTTCGTCGCGCTCTTGGGGATGGGCCTGCGTTCGTTCAGCATGAGCCCGGCCTTGATCCCGACGATCAAAGACCTCGCCGCGCATATCAGCATCGAGCAAGCGAAACAGATCGTGTGTGAAGTGCTCGAACAAAAGACGACCATCAAAGTACAATCGCTCTTGAGTCGCAGACTGCAC